A segment of the Candidatus Marinarcus aquaticus genome:
GGAAATCTAGGAATACCTGTTGCTATTTTATTTTTAGAACCCAAACTTGTAGATATCTTTATTTTTACAGTATTGGCTTCAATTTTGTACCAAAATTCTGTGGGGTATTATGTCACTGCAAAGAGTAACTTCACATCCAAAGAGAGCATAAAAAAAATACTTAAACTCCCTGTATTACACGCTTTTATTGCAGGACTGTTCTTAAACCTTATGGGCTTTAGTATGCCTGAAATTTTCATGGATTACACCAACTATTTAAAAGGGGCATATGCCATATTAGGGATGATGCTTTTAGGAATGGGAATGGAGCATCTTAAAACCAATGGTGGATTTGATAAAACATTTATTGGGTTGGCTCTTTTTGTGAAGTTTTTAGTCTGGCCAGCATTTGTGTTATTGTTTATTTTTATAGATAATACGATATTACACTTTTTAGATAAAGAGTTGTATTTTGTAATGTTTATTTTTTCAATTGTTCCTTTAGCAGGAAACACGGTA
Coding sequences within it:
- a CDS encoding AEC family transporter, with protein sequence MTLFLTLVGKIIPLYFSILLGFFSTKYFDCNKDTIAKILLYILAPFIVFNATLSVEINSSVLFLPLFFFTLSVIIAFGTLPIFQRIFKDNSANVLSFSVATGNTGNLGIPVAILFLEPKLVDIFIFTVLASILYQNSVGYYVTAKSNFTSKESIKKILKLPVLHAFIAGLFLNLMGFSMPEIFMDYTNYLKGAYAILGMMLLGMGMEHLKTNGGFDKTFIGLALFVKFLVWPAFVLLFIFIDNTILHFLDKELYFVMFIFSIVPLAGNTVTVATLLNVKPEKMSLAVFISTLVSLFYIPLMIYLYTH